In Arctopsyche grandis isolate Sample6627 chromosome 13, ASM5162203v2, whole genome shotgun sequence, one DNA window encodes the following:
- the LOC143920987 gene encoding uncharacterized protein LOC143920987 — MGTSSGPAPADLASKADRLTKLRAKKRDLEALLATKNDLLYRLCVKELAITGVVPPEAPPIPAPPLPPATPPPSTPTQTHTHREPAPAPAPAPAPAPAPAPAPAQHTHHRKQLSHRLSTPSTSTGSIQSQHAQPDQFHHQMYPAAPRRPHHSTETLPATYSRHHTVTTEHFSKLYYSNKQPDTQSFSRLHETHFSSSHPDITTHLTHTLMSHEQPPTNTLPLLYQYASQLKARSPHLSGLPQVAPVHPKKRESARRNTLQRTQTYHLTSHSDYNNHLESMPHKHQSVEPKNNYGDQYSIHSGQSYVHHHPAQISPRSASSSQQIPYMSYSNQNIDSQDQKIKEKEWYESSLDSPSHLNLSRESYGSLKKPLQRSPSLSQPHPSLNSPDSNFNINIDNQSVMLSPTGSQSTLSPRSQTSNDVPFESPKNCTVVESGKWIPYREVSKPFEMSDFYKYSTKFRQNNNNVGGGQKPKMAAMPSNQMPNVHIPPEELHSYPVQEHWKHSHQLQ; from the coding sequence ATGGGGACCAGCAGCGGACCCGCCCCCGCGGATCTGGCCTCCAAAGCCGACCGCCTCACGAAGCTGCGTGCCAAGAAGCGCGACTTGGAAGCCCTGCTGGCCACCAAGAATGACCTCCTCTACAGGCTCTGCGTCAAGGAGTTGGCCATCACGGGGGTCGTGCCTCCCGAAGCCCCACCCATCCCAGCCCCACCGCTGCCCCCGGCCACCCCCCCTCCATCCACCCCCACGCAGACTCACACCCACCGAGAACCAGCTCCGGCTCCGGCCCCAGCTCCAGccccagctccagctccagctccagctccagctcaaCACACCCACCACCGGAAACAACTCTCGCACAGGCTATCCACTCCGAGCACTTCCACCGGCTCCATTCAAAGCCAACATGCGCAACCCGATCAGTTCCACCACCAGATGTATCCAGCGGCTCCTCGGAGGCCACACCACTCCACGGAAACGCTTCCGGCGACTTACTCCAGGCACCACACAGTCACCACGGAACACTTCTCCAAACTATACTACTCCAACAAGCAACCCGATACTCAATCGTTTTCACGCTTGCACGAGACTCACTTCAGCTCGAGCCATCCCGACATCACTACACATCTCACTCACACACTCATGTCTCACGAGCAACCTCCGACAAACACTCTCCCGTTACTCTACCAATATGCTTCGCAGCTGAAAGCGAGGAGTCCGCATTTAAGCGGCTTACCACAAGTAGCCCCAGTACATCCTAAAAAGAGAGAGTCGGCCCGTCGCAACACGCTTCAACGTACCCAAACGTATCACTTGACATCGCACAGCGACTACAACAATCATCTGGAAAGCATGCCTCATAAACATCAATCGGTCGAACCCAAAAATAATTACGGCGATCAATATTCGATACATTCGGGTCAGAGCTATGTACACCATCATCCGGCTCAAATTTCTCCCCGGAGCGCTTCCTCGTCGCAGCAAATTCCATACATGTCGTATTCGAATCAAAACATTGATTCGCAAGATCAAAAAATCAAGGAAAAGGAGTGGTACGAGTCTTCGTTGGATTCTCCGTCGCATTTAAACTTGTCTCGGGAATCTTACGGGTCGTTGAAGAAGCCGTTGCAACGCTCACCGAGCCTATCTCAACCGCATCCGTCGCTGAACAGTCCCGATAGTAATTTCAATATCAACATCGACAACCAATCGGTAATGTTGAGTCCGACAGGGTCGCAGAGTACGTTGAGCCCTCGTTCGCAGACGTCTAATGATGTTCCATTCGAGTCGCCGAAGAATTGCACGGTCGTCGAGTCTGGGAAATGGATCCCGTATCGGGAGGTGTCGAAGCCGTTTGAAATGTCCGATTTTTACAAGTATTCCACGAAGTTTCGCCAGAATAATAATAACGTGGGCGGAGGTCAGAAACCGAAGATGGCTGCCATGCCGAGTAATCAGATGCCGAATGTTCATATCCCACCTGAAGAGTTGCATTCGTATCCAGTGCAGGAGCACTGGAAGCACTCGCACCAGTTGCAATGA
- the LOC143921029 gene encoding uncharacterized protein LOC143921029 — protein sequence MKYFVVVLALAVVDSALGRSLAAGRCLNLWDDGCSNGELVGSSGDNDFLNGGLNPGKRCVNVWDDGCANGQLPGAGKDDDYLNGGFNPGKRCVNVWDDGCANGQLPGAGKDDDYLNGGFNPGKRCVNVWDDGCANGQLPGAGKDDDYLNGGFNPGKRCVNVWDDGCANGQLPGAGKDDDYLNGGFNPGKRSLNLLEQNLLKKIYLNAARQNLKHHPNAKLH from the exons ATGAAGTACTTCGTCGTGGTGTTGGCTCTCGCGGTCGTTGATTCGGCTTTGGGACGGTCTCTGGCCGCTGGTCGGTGCCTGAATCTCTGGGACGACGGCTGCTCCAACGGCGAACTGGTCGGCTCCAGCGGAGACAACGACTTCCTCAACGGCGGTTTAAATCCTGGCAAGCGGTGTGTTAATGTATGGGACGATGGCTGCGCCAACGGACAACTTCCAGGCGCCG GTAAGGATGATGACTATTTAAACGGAGGCTTCAATCCTGGCAAGCGATGCGTCAATGTTTGGGATGACGGTTGCGCCAACGGACAACTTCCGGGCGCTG gcAAGGATGACGACTATCTGAATGGAGGATTCAATCCGGGTAAACGGTGCGTCAACGTATGGGATGATGGTTGTGCTAATGGACAACTTCCAGGCGCTG gtaaagaTGATGATTATCTGAATGGAGGATTCAATCCTGGCAAACGGTGTGTCAATGTATGGGATGACGGCTGTGCGAATGGACAACTTCCAGGCGCTG GAAAAGACGACGATTATCTGAACGGTGGGTTCAATCCAGGCAAGAGGAGTCTGAATTTATTGGAACAAAATTTGTTGAAGAAAATATACCTGAACGCCGCTCGTCAAAACCTGAAACACCACCCGAACGCTAAACTTCATTGA
- the Hat1 gene encoding histone acetyltransferase 1 produces MEYDAPRDIMETLAHLVVDANDVLHFKLVRAVEDIEDDEKAFGPDMSHQVFGENENIFGYTDLNIRLYYTAASLQTYLGITYSDKIDPVHFDGVKPDNIADKISPMLAPNYHTNIDDFVKSLMKDDDFVPYGDLIHSFSIDNFNGVDRKFEVYFCETKTPNFLNFHTRLQTFLLWYVDAASFIDIEDDQWTFFILYEQYNTCDGNRRWAVAGMSTVYRYYAWPFHTRPRISQALVLPPFQRNGLGAQLLQAIYSHYVSFNSVIDITVEDPSDDFQRLRDYVDAQNCETLPAFNPKILFDGYNKDMATQAQSKFKINNKQARRVYEILRLRHTDTTDVQQYKMFRLDVKNRLNAPFQKKKNDMKKLQKVLKPEEYAATLSTFGVEETFQRLNVQYQSLETHYKKVIDRLDS; encoded by the exons ATGGAGTACGACGCCCCTCGTGACATCATGGAGACGTTGGCCCACCTCGTCGTGGACGCCAACGACGTCCTCCACTTCAAATTAG TACGTGCAGTAGAGGACATAGAAGATGATGAAAAAGCCTTCGGGCCCGATATGTCGCATCAAGTATTCGGAGAAAACGAAAACATATTCGGATATACTGACCTCAACATTAGACTATATTACACAGCGGCGTCGCTTCAAACATACCTAGGAATTACTTACTCAGATAag ATTGATCCTGTTCACTTCGATGGTGTCAAACCGGACAACATCGCCGATAAAATAAGTCCAATGCTAGCGCCAAATTATCACACCAATATAGACGATTTCGTCAAAAGCTTGATGAAAGACGACGATTTTGTGCCATATGGAGACCTCATCCATTCGTTTTCCAttgataatt TCAACGGAGTAGATCGTAAATTCGAAGTGTACTTTTGCGAGACTAAAACTCCAAACTTTTTGAACTTTCACACTCGTTTGCAAACCTTCCTACTTTGGTACGTCGATGCTGCGTCTTTCATCGACATCGAAGATGATCAGTGGacgttttttatatt ATATGAACAGTACAACACTTGTGATGGAAATCGAAGATGGGCTGTGGCCGGTATGAGCACCGTATATCGTTATTATGCTTGGCCGTTCCATACAAGACCACGCATATCTCAAGCACTCGTCCTGCCACCTTTTCAACGCAATGGGCTCGGAGCTCAATTATTACAg GCTATATATTCTCATTACGTATCATTCAACTCGGTGATTGACATAACAGTGGAAGATCCATCGGATGATTTTCAACGACTTAGAGACTATGTCGACGCACAAAATTGTGAAACTCTACCTGCCTTCAACCCTAAGATCTTATTCGATGG ATATAACAAAGATATGGCCACTCAAGCTCAgagtaaattcaaaataaacaacaagcAAGCGAGGAGGGTCTACGAAATACTCCGATTACGTCACACGGACACCACTGACGTACAGCAATATAAAATGTTCCGTCTCGACGTCAAGAATAGATTAAATGCACCGTTCCAA aaaaagaaaaacgaCATGAAAAAATTGCAGAAGGTTTTAAAACCGGAAGAGTATGCCGCGACGCTGTCTACTTTCGGCGTCGAGGAAACCTTCCAAAGGCTCAACGTTCAATACCAATCTCTGGAGACTCACTACAAGAAAGTCATTGACCGATTAGACTCTTAG
- the LOC143921005 gene encoding E3 ubiquitin-protein ligase KCMF1-like translates to MSRHEGVSCDSCLKSNFGGRRYKCLICFDYDLCASCYENGATGPRHSAEHPMQCILTRSDFELYYGGEALGLEQPQAYTCPFCNRMGFTDVALQEHVTSDHSELSKEVVCPVCAAAPGGEPNLVTDDFAGHLTLEHRTGPRDLISFLDEPSAIRHGGVRRIPPSGRGVGTRARRSNMHFSSSSGLSALSPSSRDAVVDPIAELLSQLSGVRRPVGHSSQQAAPSQLQQLQMQLQLERQHVTAARQQQLERLPRRQAGALANNSNAAPTITAPATAPSVSHPVPDAPSTSSQFLLSRFLNSAQSDEEQAAFEEEVRERAAFVQSVIVGSLVGGMPQPAAAPPPPVRPQAPPSQRATKSRTPPCKSRPPAPHQRKELKSAPEPPRASHLPEGR, encoded by the exons ATGAGTCGACACGAAG GAGTAAGCTGTGATTCTTGCCTGAAAAGTAACTTTGGCGGCAGACGCTATAAATGCCTTATATGTTTCGATTACGATTTGTGCGCTTCGTGTTATGAGAATGGAGCGACCGGTCCGCGCCACTCCGCCGAGCATCCTATGCAGTGTATCCTCACCAGATCTGACTTCG AGTTATATTATGGAGGTGAGGCGTTGGGTTTGGAGCAACCACAAGCGTACACGTGTCCGTTCTGCAACAGGATGGGCTTCACCGACGTAGCCCTGCAGGAGCACGTCACCAGCGATCACTCGGAACTGTCCAAAGAG GTGGTGTGTCCGGTGTGTGCCGCTGCCCCTGGCGGAGAACCTAACCTCGTCACCGACGACTTTGCCGGTCATTTGACCCTCGAGCATCGCACGGGACCACGAGACTTGATATCATTTCTC GATGAACCAAGCGCAATCAGACATGGAGGTGTACGTAGGATTCCGCCTTCAGGTCGAGGAGTCGGCACACGTGCCAGAAGGTCTAATATGCACTTTAG CTCATCGAGCGGCCTCAGTGCACTGTCTCCGTCTTCCCGAGACGCAGTCGTGGATCCCATCGCCGAGTTGCTGTCACAGCTGTCGGGCGTCCGACGACCTGTCGGCCACTCTTCGCAGCAAGCCGCCCCTTCACAGTTACAACAGCTGCAAATGCAGCTACAACTAGAACGTCAACATGTTACC GCCGCGCGGCAGCAACAGCTCGAGAGATTGCCGAGACGGCAAGCGGGCGCTCTCGCCAACAATTCGAACGCTGCCCCCACCATCACGGCTCCGGCCACAGCTCCTAGTGTATCTCATCCCGTTCCAGACGCCCCGTCAACGTCGTCTCAATTTCTATTGTCGAG ATTTTTGAATAGTGCCCAGTCGGATGAGGAGCAAGCGGCTTTCGAAGAGGAGGTTCGCGAGAGGGCCGCCTTTGTTCAGTCTGTGATCGTCGGATCGCTGGTGGGCGGCATGCCTCAGCCGGCGGCCGCTCCGCCCCCGCCGGTGCGCCCCCAAGCTCCGCCGAGCCAACGCGCCACCAAAAGCCGCACACCTCCTTGCAAATCTCGCCCGCCGGCGCCCCACCAGCGCAAGGAGCTCAAGAGTGCGCCGGAGCCGCCGCGCGCTTCCCATCTGCCCGAGGGCAGGTAG
- the LOC143920878 gene encoding uncharacterized protein LOC143920878, which produces MSEQLDVGSLRVAELRKELRARGLSANGDKAELAGRLRAALSIDELDLTALDDEVDADADADVAPGVTSPTAASPPEPPLSPPSPPPVAKKIVLNRSTITPPSSAAPASATAPTPAPAPTPSSTPAISVATPDAAPIAPADARPTKLVADSKSRLEMRAKRFGITSPITSDAKEARKARFGTAATPAPILDAASTATLDILKKRAERFGSSVSKIMVDVENREKLERRKAKFGTVK; this is translated from the coding sequence ATGTCTGAACAACTAGACGTGGGATCCCTGAGGGTGGCCGAACTCCGCAAAGAGCTGAGAGCGAGAGGCCTCAGCGCCAACGGAGACAAAGCCGAGCTGGCGGGGAGGCTGCGGGCTGCACTCTCCATCGACGAACTCGACTTGACGGCTCTCGACGACGAGGTGGACGCAGACGCAGACGCAGACGTCGCCCCCGGAGTCACTTCGCCCACCGCGGCTTCGCCCCCGGAGCCTCCGCTCTCCCCGCCCTCGCCTCCACCGGTCGCCAAGAAGATAGTCCTCAACCGGAGCACCATCACCCCTCCGTCGAGCGCAGCGCCTGCATCGGCAACGGCACCGACACCAGCGCCTGCACCGACCCCCAGCAGCACCCCAGCCATCTCAGTGGCGACTCCGGACGCAGCCCCGATTGCTCCGGCAGACGCCCGCCCCACGAAGCTGGTCGCAGACTCCAAGAGTCGGCTCGAGATGCGCGCCAAGAGATTCGGCATCACCTCGCCCATTACGAGCGACGCGAAGGAGGCTCGCAAGGCTCGATTCGGAACAGCGGCGACTCCGGCACCCATCTTAGACGCAGCTTCGACGGCGACTTTGGACATATTGAAGAAACGCGCCGAGAGGTTCGGCTCCTCCGTCTCCAAGATCATGGTCGACGTTGAAAACAGGGAGAAATTGGAACGTCGCAAGGCCAAATTTGGTACCGTTAAGTAG
- the Gmppb gene encoding GDP-mannose pyrophosphorylase B, protein MCGTDKKMGCLRALILVGGYGTRLRPLTLSRPKPLVEFANKPILLHQIEALIEAGVNQVILAVSYRAEEMELELSAEAKKLGVSLVFSHETEPLGTAGPLALARDILLESTEPFFVLNSDVICDFPFKELAQFHKNHGKEGTIVVTKVEEPSKYGVVLYKDDGQIQSFIEKPQEFVSNKINAGMYILNPSVLSRIELRPTSIEKEIFPMMSQENQLYAMELEGFWMDVGQPKDFLTGMCLYLTHLRHKNPEKLHSGAGIVGNVLVHPLARIGEGCRIGPNVTIGPDVVIEDGACIKRSTILRGTTVRSHAWLDGCIVGWRCAVGRWVRMEGCTVLGEDVIVQDELYINGGQVLPHKSISCSVPEPKIIM, encoded by the exons ATGTGCGGAACAGACAAAAAAATGGGATGCCTCAGAGCGCTGATCCTCGTTGGCGGTTATGGTACCAGACTCCGACCTCTAACCCTTAGCAGGCCCAAACCACTGGTAGAGTTTGCCAACAAGCCTATACTATTGCATCAGATAGAAGCTCTGATTGAGGCAGGGGTGAATCAA GTTATATTGGCCGTGTCATACAGAGCGGAAGAAATGGAATTGGAACTGAGCGCCGAAGCTAAAAAATTGGGTGTGTCTTTGGTATTTTCACACGAAACTGAACCGCTCGGTACTGCTGGACCTTTAGCTCTCGCAAGAGATATACTACTCGAAAGCACAGAGCCTTTCTTTGTGTTGAATTCTGATGTAATATGCGATTTTCCGTTTAAGGAACTCGCTCAGTTCCATAAAAATCACGGTAAA GAAGGCACCATTGTGGTGACGAAAGTCGAAGAGCCGTCTAAATATGGAGTCGTGTTGTACAAAGACGACGGACAGATACAGAGCTTCATAGAGAAACCGCAAGAGTTCgtttcgaataaaataaatgctg GAATGTACATTTTAAATCCCTCAGTTTTATCGCGAATAGAACTCCGTCCTACGTCAATAGAAAAAGAAATATTTCCGATGATGTCACAAGAAAATCAATTGTACGCTATGGAATTGGAAGGCTTTTGGATGGATGTTGGTCAGCCTAAAGATTTCTTAACCG gtatgtgtttatatttgaCCCATCTGAGGCATAAGAATCCAGAAAAGTTGCATTCAGGTGCGGGCATAGTCGGCAATGTACTTGTTCATCCTCTGGCACGCATCGGCGAAGGCTGTAGGATCGGACCGAACGTAACCATCGGTCCCGATGTCGTAATTGAAGACG GTGCTTGCATAAAACGGAGTACAATATTGCGCGGCACGACAGTTCGCTCCCATGCTTGGCTCGATGGTTGCATAGTCGGATGGAGATGCGCCGTCGGACGCTGGGTCAGAATGGAAGGTTGCACCGTGCTCGGAGAAGACGTCATAGTTCAAGACGAGTTGTATATAAACGGAGGACAAGTGTTGCCGCACAAGTCAATATCCTGTTCCGTTCCGGAGCCTAAAATAATCATGTAG